Proteins encoded within one genomic window of uncultured Draconibacterium sp.:
- a CDS encoding nucleoside phosphorylase: MIKHSELILNNDGSIFHLHLKPENIGRQIILVGDPARVDTIAGFFDKIDFTVQNREFKTVTGFYKQKKVSVISTGIGTDNIDIVLNELDALANIDLETRNIKKELSSLDIVRIGTSGGLQTDLPVNSFVVSEKSIGFDGLLNYYANREQVSDMDFEAAFRNHTHWSDSLAAPYTVDAGQTLLDKFSDDRFKKGVTISAPGFYAPQGRELRLPLAFPQLNELIETFSYKHLRITNFEMESSAIYGLSKLMGHNALTVCLIIANRVTLTANENYRDEMKKLIKAVLDNLSN, translated from the coding sequence ATGATTAAACACTCGGAACTAATCCTGAATAACGACGGAAGTATTTTTCATTTACATTTAAAACCTGAAAATATTGGCAGGCAAATCATTCTTGTAGGCGATCCTGCCCGCGTTGATACCATTGCCGGTTTTTTCGACAAAATTGATTTTACGGTTCAAAACCGTGAATTTAAAACAGTTACCGGATTTTACAAGCAAAAGAAAGTCTCTGTCATTTCAACCGGAATCGGCACCGACAATATTGATATTGTATTAAACGAATTAGATGCGTTGGCCAATATCGATTTAGAAACACGAAACATAAAAAAGGAACTGAGTTCGCTTGATATCGTTCGCATTGGTACGTCAGGTGGCTTACAGACCGATCTTCCGGTAAATTCATTTGTGGTTTCTGAAAAGTCGATCGGGTTCGATGGTTTACTGAATTACTATGCCAACCGCGAACAGGTTTCCGATATGGATTTTGAAGCCGCTTTTCGGAATCATACACATTGGAGCGATTCGCTGGCAGCACCTTACACTGTCGATGCCGGGCAAACTTTGCTGGACAAATTTTCAGATGATCGATTTAAAAAAGGCGTTACCATTTCGGCACCGGGATTTTATGCCCCGCAAGGCCGGGAGTTGCGCTTGCCTTTGGCATTCCCGCAACTGAACGAATTGATTGAAACATTTTCATACAAACATTTACGGATAACCAATTTCGAAATGGAAAGTTCGGCCATTTACGGCCTGTCGAAATTAATGGGACATAATGCCCTCACGGTATGTTTGATTATAGCTAACCGTGTTACGCTCACAGCTAACGAAAACTACCGCGACGAGATGAAAAAACTAATTAAAGCAGTACTCGATAATTTAAGTAATTAG
- a CDS encoding transglutaminase-like domain-containing protein encodes MEQERLNALITLLDDPDATVFHMVEQELLKEDEEIIPALEKMWEQSFDENSQSRIENIIQSLQFKRTFSGLKNWINQMPGTQDLFEGFCAVDRFQYPDLNPLNLTLKIENLRKSIWLELNNSLTLLEKTTILNHFIFNLNGYSVNLSNPNSPQNCFLNQVLDTKRGNPVSMSIFYTIIARAIELPAYLVDFPKNPLVAIVDAELAQKVHGSTRDTEVLFYINPSNKGSITSRKEIDYHLKRNEYGPVKEYAEPKPDVLFIQRLVESMLEAYNAVGYTEKEEKIKQLLSLF; translated from the coding sequence ATGGAACAGGAAAGACTTAATGCACTAATCACCCTCCTCGATGATCCTGACGCAACCGTGTTCCACATGGTTGAACAGGAATTGCTAAAAGAAGATGAAGAGATCATTCCGGCTTTAGAAAAAATGTGGGAACAAAGTTTTGATGAGAACAGCCAAAGCCGCATTGAGAATATTATTCAAAGTCTTCAATTTAAAAGAACGTTTAGCGGGCTAAAAAACTGGATCAATCAAATGCCGGGAACACAAGATCTTTTTGAAGGATTTTGTGCGGTAGATAGATTCCAGTATCCCGACCTTAATCCCCTTAACCTGACCTTAAAAATTGAGAATCTGCGAAAATCGATCTGGCTGGAACTGAATAATTCGCTGACATTACTTGAAAAGACGACCATATTAAACCATTTCATTTTTAATTTGAATGGTTATTCGGTGAATTTAAGCAATCCCAATTCGCCACAAAATTGTTTTTTAAATCAGGTGCTGGATACCAAACGAGGCAATCCGGTTTCGATGAGTATATTTTATACAATCATTGCCCGTGCCATTGAGCTTCCGGCTTATTTAGTCGATTTCCCGAAAAACCCGCTGGTAGCCATCGTTGATGCTGAACTGGCACAAAAGGTACATGGATCAACACGCGATACCGAGGTATTATTTTACATCAATCCATCGAATAAAGGATCGATTACCAGCCGCAAAGAAATTGACTACCACCTGAAAAGGAACGAATACGGACCAGTAAAAGAGTATGCCGAGCCAAAACCTGATGTGTTGTTTATACAACGTTTGGTGGAATCGATGCTGGAGGCCTACAATGCGGTTGGTTATACCGAAAAGGAAGAAAAGATAAAACAATTACTTAGCTTGTTTTAA
- the rny gene encoding ribonuclease Y: MEIIIGVAAGFIVGGALAYLVWDKALKAKKNRIIGEGKAEAEVIKKDKILQAKEKFLQLKSEHEKYINEKNSHLAKEENRYKQRETTLNQRRDELNRKTKEFETTRREVEVIRENLNTQLQRVEHKSEELDKVHKQHLEKLEQISGLSADDAKEQLVESLQEEAKTEAVAYINEIMEEAKQTANKEAKKIVVKSIQRVATETAIENAVTIFHIESDEIKGRIIGREGRNIRALEAATGVEIVVDDTPEAIVLSAFDPVRREIARLALHQLVTDGRIHPARIEEVVQKVKKQVDEEVIETGKRTAIDLGIHGLHPELIRLVGKMKYRSSYGQNLLQHSREVANLCATMASELGLNPKKAKRAGLLHDIGKVPDDEPELPHAVLGMKLAEKYKEKPDICNAIGAHHDEVEMQSLFAPIVQVCDAISGARPGARREVVESYIKRLKDLEDLALSYPGVLKTYAIQAGRELRVIVGSEKLTDQDTEQLSYDISKRIQDEMTYPGQIKITVIRETRAVSYAK, from the coding sequence ATGGAAATAATAATAGGAGTAGCCGCAGGGTTTATAGTTGGAGGCGCTTTAGCTTATCTGGTGTGGGATAAGGCCCTGAAGGCGAAAAAAAATCGGATTATCGGCGAAGGAAAAGCTGAGGCCGAAGTGATTAAAAAAGATAAAATATTGCAGGCTAAAGAAAAGTTTCTGCAGTTAAAATCGGAACACGAAAAGTATATTAACGAAAAGAATTCGCATTTGGCGAAGGAGGAGAACCGTTACAAACAACGAGAGACAACGTTAAATCAACGTCGCGATGAGTTGAATCGTAAAACAAAAGAATTTGAAACTACTCGCCGTGAAGTAGAAGTAATTCGTGAAAATTTGAATACACAACTTCAGCGTGTAGAACACAAAAGCGAAGAGCTTGACAAAGTTCATAAACAGCACCTTGAAAAACTGGAGCAAATTTCAGGACTTTCGGCTGATGATGCAAAAGAACAGTTGGTAGAATCGTTACAGGAAGAAGCCAAAACAGAAGCTGTTGCATACATTAACGAAATAATGGAAGAGGCAAAACAGACTGCCAACAAGGAAGCCAAAAAGATTGTTGTCAAATCGATTCAACGTGTTGCTACCGAAACGGCTATAGAAAATGCTGTTACCATTTTCCACATCGAAAGCGACGAGATTAAAGGACGAATTATTGGTCGTGAAGGCCGTAACATTCGTGCACTTGAAGCGGCTACCGGTGTTGAAATCGTTGTTGACGATACTCCTGAGGCAATTGTGCTTTCAGCTTTCGATCCTGTACGTCGCGAGATTGCCCGTTTGGCATTGCACCAGTTAGTAACTGACGGACGTATTCACCCAGCACGTATTGAAGAAGTGGTGCAGAAAGTGAAAAAACAAGTTGACGAAGAAGTAATTGAAACAGGTAAACGTACTGCTATCGATCTTGGAATTCATGGTTTACACCCTGAGTTGATTCGTTTGGTTGGTAAAATGAAATACCGTTCATCGTACGGACAAAACCTGCTGCAGCACTCGCGCGAGGTAGCTAACCTTTGCGCAACGATGGCATCTGAGCTGGGATTAAATCCTAAAAAAGCCAAACGTGCCGGACTGTTGCACGATATTGGTAAAGTGCCGGATGACGAGCCGGAATTGCCACACGCAGTGCTTGGCATGAAACTGGCCGAGAAATACAAAGAGAAACCGGATATTTGCAACGCTATTGGTGCTCACCACGACGAAGTGGAAATGCAATCGTTATTTGCACCTATCGTTCAGGTTTGTGATGCTATTTCAGGTGCTCGTCCGGGTGCCCGTCGCGAGGTTGTTGAATCATACATTAAGCGATTGAAAGATCTTGAAGATTTGGCGCTTTCTTATCCTGGCGTATTGAAAACATACGCTATTCAGGCAGGTAGAGAATTACGTGTAATTGTTGGTTCTGAGAAATTAACCGATCAGGACACAGAACAACTTTCATACGATATTTCGAAACGTATCCAGGATGAAATGACTTATCCGGGACAAATTAAGATTACTGTTATCAGGGAAACCCGTGCAGTTAGTTACGCTAAGTAA
- a CDS encoding cell division protein ZapA: MKDKDFRIHIKIDGRVYPLNINRDEEERYRKAAKIVEETISSFRKMFQDNDNQDIMAMTAFQVALRYTEEQQSRDYSQFVDDIKDIKDDISDFLKEKEEK; the protein is encoded by the coding sequence TTGAAAGATAAAGACTTTAGAATACATATTAAGATTGATGGACGGGTTTACCCTCTAAACATCAATCGCGACGAAGAAGAGAGATACAGAAAAGCTGCAAAGATTGTTGAAGAAACGATTTCGTCATTTCGAAAGATGTTTCAGGATAACGACAATCAGGATATTATGGCGATGACCGCATTTCAGGTGGCATTACGTTACACCGAAGAGCAACAAAGCCGCGATTACTCTCAATTTGTCGATGATATAAAGGATATAAAGGATGATATTTCCGACTTCCTGAAAGAAAAGGAAGAGAAATAG
- a CDS encoding M23 family metallopeptidase, with protein MKTTLLHILLLFSFFCTAQKRYYTDPVKIPLLLSGSFAELRSNYFHSGIDIKTQGTTGLPVYAVADGTISRIVVSPTGYGNALYIDHPNGTTSVYGHLNSFSPEIAKYVKDKQYERHSFRVDLQIPSYLFPVKQDEEIAKSGDSGSSGGPHLHFEIRDTKTEEPINPLNFGFPVKDDIAPKIFSVLLVPLSDSSHVAYSATSKSYPVVFYDGKYHLKNNPTIPVWGEIGVAVQTNDYFNDTYNKCGINLLRMSLDNEDQFSFTLNRFSFSDTRYLNSHIVYDQYKTEKRRYIKTWIDPGNKLPIYTHNGSGGHIIPKNKQNGKIEIELQDSYRNKSVLDFSIVGKKAAVAHDSTQGELFAYNKVNVFSTDSARMEIPAGALYSNFHFEYSTESASDEFYSDYHFFHNNTIPLHTNATIALRTKGLPKNLQSKVIMAYVHPVTGEFSAAGGRYKNGWVTTESRNLGVYAVTVDTIPPEITPLSIADNKLTESNRIRFKIKDDLAGIKTIEGLLDGKWALFEYAPKTATITHYFDKERFELGKNHTLKLTISDYRNNNAVYETHFWK; from the coding sequence ATGAAGACAACATTACTACATATCCTTCTACTATTTTCATTTTTTTGTACCGCGCAAAAACGCTACTATACCGATCCCGTGAAAATTCCATTACTGCTTAGTGGTAGTTTTGCAGAACTGCGCAGTAATTATTTTCATTCGGGTATCGACATAAAAACCCAGGGAACAACAGGTTTGCCGGTTTATGCTGTTGCCGATGGAACTATTTCGCGAATTGTGGTTTCGCCAACGGGATACGGAAATGCACTGTATATCGATCACCCCAACGGAACCACTTCTGTTTACGGGCATTTAAATTCATTTAGTCCTGAAATAGCGAAGTATGTAAAAGATAAGCAATACGAAAGACATTCTTTTCGGGTCGACCTCCAAATTCCATCCTATCTTTTCCCTGTAAAACAGGATGAAGAAATTGCCAAAAGCGGGGACAGTGGAAGTTCGGGCGGGCCACATCTGCATTTCGAAATTCGGGACACAAAAACCGAGGAGCCGATAAATCCGCTAAACTTTGGGTTTCCGGTGAAAGATGATATTGCTCCAAAAATATTTTCGGTGTTGCTGGTTCCGCTTTCCGACAGTTCGCACGTGGCTTATTCAGCTACTTCCAAAAGTTATCCGGTAGTTTTCTACGATGGCAAATACCATTTAAAGAACAATCCAACCATTCCTGTCTGGGGAGAAATTGGCGTTGCTGTGCAAACGAACGATTATTTTAACGACACTTACAACAAATGCGGTATAAACCTGCTACGCATGTCTTTAGATAATGAAGATCAGTTCTCATTTACACTCAACCGTTTTTCATTTAGTGATACGCGTTATTTGAACAGCCATATCGTATACGATCAGTACAAAACTGAAAAACGCCGCTACATTAAAACATGGATAGATCCGGGAAACAAACTCCCAATTTACACGCACAACGGCTCGGGAGGACACATAATTCCAAAGAATAAGCAAAACGGAAAAATTGAGATCGAATTACAAGATTCGTACAGAAATAAATCAGTTCTTGATTTTTCGATTGTTGGCAAAAAGGCCGCCGTTGCTCACGATTCTACGCAAGGCGAGTTATTTGCCTACAACAAAGTCAATGTTTTTAGTACTGATTCGGCCCGAATGGAGATTCCCGCAGGTGCTTTATATTCCAATTTTCACTTTGAATACAGCACAGAATCCGCATCTGACGAGTTTTATTCCGATTATCATTTCTTTCATAACAATACGATTCCATTGCACACAAATGCGACCATTGCTTTGCGCACCAAAGGTCTTCCTAAGAATTTACAATCAAAAGTTATCATGGCATACGTTCACCCGGTAACCGGCGAATTCAGCGCTGCCGGAGGTCGTTACAAAAATGGATGGGTAACAACAGAATCGCGTAATTTGGGTGTGTATGCTGTTACTGTCGACACAATTCCACCCGAAATTACGCCATTAAGTATTGCTGATAATAAACTCACCGAGTCGAACCGGATACGTTTTAAGATAAAGGATGATCTTGCCGGCATAAAAACCATTGAAGGTTTGCTCGACGGGAAATGGGCACTTTTTGAATACGCCCCGAAAACAGCTACAATAACCCATTATTTTGATAAGGAGCGATTTGAGCTGGGTAAAAACCACACCCTCAAATTAACAATTTCCGACTATCGAAATAACAATGCCGTTTATGAAACTCACTTTTGGAAGTGA
- a CDS encoding aminotransferase class V-fold PLP-dependent enzyme, translating into MNSDPTKRIFDIQQFGEFGGVNPSITDSSTYTFLEGETMEETFLGHMEGCFLYSRHWNPSNKYLADALAAMEGTESAWITSSGMAAITCSILQLCHSGDHIITSVTTYGGTYAFLKNWLPKYNIEVSFVDITDLEQVKIALRPNTKIIYTEMVTNPLLQVSDIPELAKIAHDHQAKIMVDNTFTPMIFSPAQLGADFVVYSMTKFINGKNDCVAGAICGSNEFIGQLSNVNDGTAMLLGPVLDPLRSSSILKNLHTLHLRMKQHSKNALFLAQKLKEIGVPIKYTGLPDHPQHELHTRLMNKNYGYGGMLSIDLETEKHANEVMFKMQQANIGYLAVSLGYFRTLFSCSGHSTSSEIPAEVQKEMGLSDGLVRFSVGLDNDIEEIFNRIKSCL; encoded by the coding sequence ATGAACTCAGATCCTACAAAAAGAATTTTCGATATTCAGCAATTTGGCGAATTTGGCGGTGTAAATCCATCTATAACCGATTCTTCAACCTATACTTTTTTGGAAGGTGAAACCATGGAAGAAACTTTCCTTGGCCACATGGAAGGTTGTTTTTTATACTCGCGCCACTGGAACCCGAGTAATAAATACCTGGCTGATGCACTGGCCGCTATGGAAGGAACCGAATCGGCCTGGATTACATCATCGGGAATGGCTGCCATCACCTGCTCCATTTTGCAACTTTGCCACTCGGGCGACCACATAATTACAAGTGTAACCACTTATGGAGGTACGTATGCATTTCTTAAAAACTGGCTCCCAAAATACAATATCGAGGTTTCGTTTGTTGATATAACCGATCTGGAACAGGTAAAAATTGCTTTACGCCCCAATACCAAAATAATATATACCGAAATGGTTACCAATCCCCTACTTCAGGTTTCTGATATTCCAGAATTGGCAAAAATTGCGCACGACCATCAGGCAAAAATTATGGTCGACAATACTTTTACTCCCATGATATTTTCGCCTGCCCAATTGGGCGCAGACTTTGTGGTGTATAGCATGACCAAATTCATTAACGGTAAAAACGACTGTGTAGCCGGTGCTATTTGCGGCTCGAACGAATTTATCGGCCAGCTTTCGAATGTAAACGACGGAACTGCCATGTTACTTGGTCCTGTTCTCGATCCTCTGCGTTCGTCGAGTATTCTTAAGAATCTACACACCCTGCACCTGCGTATGAAACAGCACAGCAAAAACGCCTTGTTTCTGGCCCAAAAACTCAAAGAGATAGGTGTTCCAATAAAATACACAGGCCTCCCCGATCATCCACAACACGAACTTCACACCCGATTAATGAATAAGAACTACGGTTATGGCGGAATGTTATCGATAGATCTGGAAACCGAAAAACACGCTAACGAAGTAATGTTTAAAATGCAACAGGCTAATATTGGTTATCTGGCCGTTTCGCTCGGATATTTCCGCACGCTATTTAGCTGCTCGGGGCACAGCACATCATCAGAAATTCCTGCCGAAGTTCAGAAAGAGATGGGATTATCTGACGGCTTGGTGCGTTTTTCTGTTGGTTTAGACAACGATATTGAGGAGATTTTTAACCGCATAAAAAGCTGCCTGTAA
- a CDS encoding C69 family dipeptidase yields MRKIRVVGMLVLAFILLNQQRSNACTNFLISKGATIDGSTMITYAADSHTLYGELYHQPAADHPEGAMRKIYEWDTGIYLGEIPQPDHTYGVIGNMNEFQLAIAETTFGGRSELSSQPEAIMDYGSLIYVTLQRAKTAREAIEVMTGLVEEYGYYSSGESFSIADPEEVWILEMIGKGQGEKGAVWVAQRIPDGFISGHANQARITTFPLNDSKNCLYSKDVISFAREKGWFMGTNKDFSFSDVYAPVDFGAARFCDARVWAGFNKVVGGMDEYTEYAKGNVEQGGENNYATNRLPLWVKPDKQLSVQDVMEMMRDHYEGTELDMTQDLGAGPYELPYRWRGLTWEVDSVEYCNERAISTQQTGFSFVAQCRSWLPDPIGGILWFGVDDTYSTCYAPMYCGINEIPECFAVGNGDLLTYSETSAFWTFSQVANYAYLRYNDMIKDVKIVQRQLEDKFVAFVPVVDKAAETLYNTTNEEQARKFITEFSVNEAESMTKRWKELYHYLIVKYTDGNIKRESGGKFVRTETGMPATPIFAGYPEWWYKAVVNATGDHFKVKGNSH; encoded by the coding sequence ATGAGGAAGATTAGGGTTGTAGGAATGCTGGTTTTGGCATTCATTCTTTTAAATCAGCAGCGATCAAATGCTTGTACCAATTTTTTAATTTCAAAAGGCGCTACTATCGACGGGTCAACGATGATCACGTACGCGGCCGATTCGCACACGCTTTATGGCGAGTTGTATCATCAACCGGCAGCAGATCACCCCGAAGGCGCCATGCGAAAAATATACGAATGGGACACCGGCATTTATTTGGGTGAAATTCCGCAACCGGATCATACTTACGGTGTTATTGGCAATATGAACGAATTTCAGCTGGCCATTGCAGAAACCACATTTGGCGGACGCAGCGAACTATCGAGCCAACCGGAAGCCATTATGGACTACGGCAGTTTGATTTATGTAACCTTACAACGTGCTAAAACAGCCCGCGAAGCCATTGAGGTTATGACCGGTCTTGTTGAAGAATATGGCTACTACAGCTCGGGCGAATCGTTTTCAATTGCCGATCCTGAAGAAGTATGGATTTTAGAGATGATAGGCAAAGGACAGGGCGAAAAAGGTGCTGTTTGGGTGGCACAACGTATTCCTGACGGTTTTATAAGTGGACATGCCAACCAGGCGCGTATTACGACTTTCCCGTTGAACGACTCAAAAAACTGTCTGTATTCCAAAGATGTTATTTCGTTTGCCCGCGAAAAAGGCTGGTTTATGGGCACCAATAAAGATTTTAGTTTTTCGGATGTATACGCACCGGTTGATTTTGGTGCCGCACGTTTTTGCGATGCCCGCGTATGGGCCGGTTTTAACAAAGTAGTTGGCGGAATGGACGAATACACCGAGTATGCAAAAGGAAATGTGGAGCAAGGTGGCGAAAATAATTATGCAACAAACCGTTTGCCGTTATGGGTAAAACCCGATAAGCAACTGAGCGTTCAGGATGTAATGGAAATGATGCGCGATCATTACGAAGGAACAGAACTGGATATGACACAGGATTTGGGAGCCGGGCCTTACGAACTGCCTTACCGCTGGCGCGGATTGACATGGGAAGTTGATTCAGTTGAATACTGCAACGAACGTGCAATTTCGACACAGCAAACCGGATTTTCGTTTGTTGCTCAATGCCGCAGCTGGTTACCCGATCCAATTGGGGGAATCCTGTGGTTTGGAGTAGACGACACCTACTCAACCTGTTACGCACCAATGTATTGCGGAATCAATGAAATTCCGGAATGTTTTGCAGTGGGCAACGGCGACCTGCTTACTTACAGCGAAACATCAGCTTTTTGGACTTTCAGCCAGGTGGCCAATTACGCCTACCTGCGTTACAACGATATGATTAAAGATGTAAAAATCGTTCAGCGCCAACTTGAAGATAAGTTTGTGGCTTTTGTTCCGGTGGTTGACAAAGCTGCAGAGACGTTGTACAACACAACAAACGAAGAACAGGCACGAAAATTTATTACAGAATTCTCGGTTAACGAAGCTGAAAGCATGACAAAACGATGGAAAGAACTTTATCATTACCTGATAGTAAAATACACCGACGGAAACATAAAACGCGAAAGTGGTGGCAAATTTGTGCGTACCGAAACAGGAATGCCGGCAACACCTATTTTTGCAGGGTACCCGGAATGGTGGTACAAGGCAGTTGTTAACGCTACCGGCGACCATTTTAAAGTAAAAGGGAACAGTCACTAA
- the rplS gene encoding 50S ribosomal protein L19 yields the protein MDLVKLVEKEFEVENNHPKFSAGDTITVSYKIKEGNKERIQKFRGVVIQVRGKGNTRTFTIRKMSGNIGVERIFPISSPFIESIELNKRGSVRRKRIFYLRGLTGKKARIKEKRF from the coding sequence ATGGACTTAGTTAAATTAGTAGAAAAAGAATTTGAGGTGGAAAACAACCACCCAAAATTCAGCGCAGGTGATACTATCACTGTTAGCTATAAAATTAAAGAGGGTAACAAAGAAAGGATTCAGAAATTCCGTGGTGTTGTTATTCAGGTACGCGGAAAAGGAAACACCAGAACTTTTACTATCCGTAAAATGTCAGGAAACATTGGTGTTGAGAGAATCTTCCCAATCAGCTCTCCTTTTATCGAGAGTATTGAATTGAACAAACGTGGTAGCGTTCGTCGTAAGCGTATCTTCTACTTACGTGGCTTAACAGGTAAAAAAGCCCGTATCAAAGAAAAAAGATTCTAA